Proteins encoded together in one Tripterygium wilfordii isolate XIE 37 chromosome 14, ASM1340144v1, whole genome shotgun sequence window:
- the LOC120014087 gene encoding agamous-like MADS-box protein AGL29, whose product MEVIKPKRRRRKIQIKKIKNEEDRNVIFSKRKSSIYKKASELVTSSGAEIGIVMFSPSGTPFSFGYPSIKTVANQFLGRNPPTDDNPDPLMDARIEELIKKMDELQGRMKEAKEKEKKLLKKLTEGNKGRSLVDANIDELSLEELHKLSGSLEELYDKLCTQIQASSISTNNPEYDHTDPSAHINNPDINQTGGVFK is encoded by the coding sequence ATGGAGGTGATCAAACCAAAGAGACGTCGTCGAAAGATTCAAATCAAGAAGATTAAAAATGAGGAGGATCGCAACGTTATCTTCTCAAAACGAAAATCTAGCATCTATAAGAAGGCTAGCGAGTTGGTCACTTCAAGTGGAGCAGAAATAGGTATAGTAATGTTTTCACCATCGGGGACGCCTTTCTCTTTTGGCTATCCCTCCATCAAAACAGTTGCCAACCAATTTTTGGGGCGAAACCCTCCGACGGATGATAACCCTGATCCTCTCATGGATGCTAGGATTGAAGAGCTTATCAAGAAAATGGACGAGCTACAAGGCCGAATGAAGGAAGcaaaggagaaagagaagaagttACTGAAGAAGTTGACAGAGGGAAACAAAGGCAGAAGTTTGGTTGATGCAAATATTGATGAACTTAGCCTTGAAGAGCTTCACAAACTGAGTGGTTCTTTGGAGGAACTCTATGACAAGTTGTGCACTCAAATTCAAGCATCCTCAATCTCTACCAACAACCCAGAATATGATCATACTGATCCTTCAGCTCATATCAACAATCCAGATATCAATCAAACTGGTGGAGTTTTCAAATGA